A genomic window from Actinomycetota bacterium includes:
- the lysS gene encoding lysine--tRNA ligase — MRDEDALSAFAGESDLVKGRLEKLVAWRERGVEPYALGFERSDLTSEIRERFPALADGEESGYRAALAGRLMALRRHGKACFADLEDGAGRLQLLASLDSLGEEGYVLFQELDIGDIVGVEGEVFRSRRGELTLRVTRFILLSKSLRPLPEKWHGLKDVELRYRQRYLDMLVNPRVRQNLLVRVRTVQALRRFLDGRGFIEVETPMLQPIPGGATARPFVTYHQALGQNLYLRIAPELYLKRCVVGGLERVYEINRNFRNEGISYKHNPEFTMLEFYWAYVDYLALMDFLEEMLSTVVGEVRGTLVFPYQGRDLDLTPPWRRVTLLQAVSEAVGREITSATAVEELRALAAAHEVPLEEGWGPGKIATELFEKLVEPEIWEPTLVMDYPREVSPLARAHRDDPHLTERFELIVAGREIANAFSELIDPLDQRERFEEQARQRERGDEEAHVVDYDYLRALEYGMPPTGGLGLGIDRLVMLLTDSHSIREVILFPHLRPET, encoded by the coding sequence ATGCGAGACGAGGATGCCCTTTCCGCCTTCGCGGGGGAAAGCGACCTGGTTAAGGGACGCCTGGAGAAGCTGGTGGCGTGGCGGGAACGCGGCGTGGAGCCCTACGCCCTGGGTTTCGAGCGCAGCGACCTCACCTCGGAGATCAGGGAACGCTTCCCGGCTCTAGCCGACGGCGAAGAGAGCGGGTACCGTGCCGCCCTGGCGGGGAGGCTCATGGCGTTGAGGAGGCACGGCAAGGCGTGCTTCGCGGATCTCGAGGACGGCGCCGGAAGGCTTCAGCTCCTGGCCTCCCTGGACTCGCTGGGGGAGGAGGGGTACGTCCTTTTCCAGGAGCTGGATATAGGCGACATCGTGGGGGTGGAGGGCGAGGTCTTCCGCTCAAGGCGCGGCGAGCTCACCCTGCGGGTCACGCGTTTCATCCTGCTCTCCAAGAGCCTGCGACCCCTGCCCGAGAAATGGCACGGCCTCAAGGATGTGGAGCTGCGCTACCGCCAACGTTACCTGGACATGCTGGTCAACCCCCGGGTCAGGCAAAACCTGCTGGTGAGGGTGAGGACCGTCCAGGCTCTGCGGCGTTTCCTCGACGGGCGGGGCTTCATCGAGGTGGAGACGCCCATGCTCCAGCCCATCCCGGGCGGCGCCACCGCGCGCCCCTTCGTCACCTATCACCAGGCCCTGGGTCAGAACCTCTACCTGCGCATCGCGCCCGAGCTCTACCTCAAGCGCTGCGTGGTGGGGGGGCTGGAGAGGGTCTATGAGATAAACCGCAACTTCCGTAACGAGGGCATCTCCTACAAGCACAATCCCGAGTTCACCATGCTCGAGTTCTACTGGGCCTACGTGGATTACCTGGCGCTCATGGACTTCCTGGAGGAGATGCTGTCCACGGTGGTGGGCGAGGTCAGGGGTACCCTCGTCTTCCCCTACCAGGGTAGAGACCTCGATCTCACCCCTCCCTGGCGCAGGGTGACCCTCCTGCAGGCGGTGAGCGAGGCGGTGGGGAGGGAGATCACCTCCGCGACGGCGGTGGAGGAGCTGAGGGCCCTCGCCGCGGCGCACGAGGTGCCGCTGGAGGAGGGATGGGGTCCGGGGAAGATCGCCACCGAGCTCTTCGAGAAGCTGGTGGAGCCCGAGATCTGGGAGCCCACCCTGGTCATGGACTACCCGCGCGAGGTATCGCCCCTGGCGCGCGCCCACCGCGACGACCCCCATCTCACCGAGAGGTTCGAGCTCATCGTGGCGGGGCGGGAGATCGCCAATGCCTTTTCCGAGCTCATCGACCCGCTTGACCAGCGCGAACGCTTCGAGGAGCAGGCGCGGCAGAGGGAGCGTGGAGACGAAGAGGCCCACGTCGTGGACTACGATTACCTGCGCGCCCTGGAATACGGCATGCCCCCCACGGGCGGCCTCGGCCTGGGCATCGACCGCCTGGTCATGCTCCTCACCGACTCCCATTCCATCCGGGAGGTCATCCTCTTCCCCCACCTGCGCCCGGAGACCTGA
- the greA gene encoding transcription elongation factor GreA: MDDYDYQPTIGEYREERADDVVLTEQGYRKLQEELDYLKNVKRWEVAKRIEQARAFGDIMENSEYDDAKHEQAFVHGRIMEIENILDNARVIKDEEIDLNEVTIGSSVLLEDVERKEEMRLRLVSAAEARGDRGCISDQSPVGKAILGRRAGEIVDVQVPSGVLKYRILQIER; encoded by the coding sequence ATGGACGATTACGACTACCAGCCGACCATAGGTGAGTACCGCGAGGAGAGGGCAGACGACGTGGTGCTCACCGAGCAGGGCTACCGCAAGCTCCAGGAGGAGCTGGATTACCTCAAGAACGTCAAGCGCTGGGAGGTCGCGAAGCGCATCGAGCAGGCGAGGGCGTTCGGGGACATCATGGAGAACTCCGAGTACGATGACGCCAAGCACGAGCAGGCCTTCGTGCACGGCCGCATCATGGAGATCGAGAACATCCTCGACAACGCCCGGGTGATCAAGGACGAGGAGATCGACCTCAACGAGGTGACCATAGGGTCATCGGTGCTCCTGGAGGACGTGGAGAGAAAAGAGGAGATGCGCCTGCGCCTGGTGAGCGCGGCCGAGGCGCGTGGAGACCGGGGATGCATCTCCGACCAGTCCCCCGTGGGCAAGGCCATCCTGGGCCGCAGGGCGGGCGAGATCGTGGACGTGCAGGTCCCCTCGGGAGTGCTCAAGTACCGTATCCTGCAGATCGAACGCTGA
- a CDS encoding nitroreductase family protein: protein MIEIDRERCSGCNLCASVCIGGPIYDGPEIRSGGRTLCVECGHCYAICPEEAVRLTGFGDLLPHALPEKPPVDGPAMMSLLRGRRSGRMYREEPVSREHVREMIEAASLAPSAHNSHLTRAYVCYDEEVMARIRDRAIRYYRRLVRFFELPGFPFVWKLLGLDPEELEVLEHAFRSLWQSDKNDDILLYGTRTLLTFTAPRRNAMALGDAWIAAQNAVIYAEAIGVATCYNGFLIHAANHDRELRMLLGAGKGEKVVAVLNLGYPRRRFRRAAPRRIMDTAWR from the coding sequence ATGATCGAGATCGACAGGGAAAGGTGCAGCGGGTGCAACCTCTGCGCTTCCGTGTGCATCGGTGGCCCCATATACGACGGCCCGGAGATCAGGAGCGGCGGCCGTACCCTGTGCGTGGAATGCGGCCACTGTTATGCGATCTGTCCCGAAGAGGCCGTAAGACTCACCGGCTTTGGGGATCTCCTGCCCCACGCGCTCCCGGAGAAACCTCCCGTGGACGGGCCTGCCATGATGTCTCTGCTGCGGGGCAGGCGCAGCGGAAGGATGTACCGGGAGGAGCCCGTCTCGCGCGAGCACGTCCGGGAGATGATCGAGGCGGCATCGCTGGCGCCCTCGGCGCACAACAGCCACCTGACCAGAGCATACGTATGTTATGACGAGGAGGTCATGGCGCGTATCCGCGACCGCGCCATCCGTTATTACCGCAGGTTGGTACGTTTCTTCGAGCTGCCGGGTTTCCCTTTTGTCTGGAAGCTCCTGGGCCTGGATCCCGAGGAGTTGGAGGTGCTCGAGCATGCGTTCAGGTCCCTGTGGCAATCGGACAAGAACGACGATATCCTTCTTTACGGCACCAGGACCCTGCTGACCTTCACCGCCCCCAGGCGCAACGCCATGGCCCTCGGCGATGCCTGGATCGCAGCCCAGAACGCCGTGATCTATGCCGAAGCGATCGGGGTGGCCACGTGTTACAACGGCTTCCTGATCCACGCCGCAAACCACGATAGGGAGCTGCGCATGCTTCTGGGCGCGGGTAAGGGGGAGAAGGTGGTCGCGGTGCTCAACCTGGGATACCCGCGACGCCGCTTCCGGCGAGCGGCGCCGCGAAGGATCATGGACACCGCCTGGAGGTAG